The proteins below come from a single Gimesia alba genomic window:
- a CDS encoding DUF4838 domain-containing protein translates to MISAPKKLSPLQTQAVATMKKAATYYREKVATHGGYVYHYALDLSRRWGEGVATPDQIWVQPPGTPTVGMAYLDAYSATGDTFYLNAARDAAVALVYGQMKSGGWTNCIDFDPKGTRVALYRNGKGHGRNVSSLDDGQTGTAILFLIKADQALEFKHEAIHESVQVALDALLKAQFPNGAFPQVWDEDTVPDPPVKQANYPDYDWRTEGRIKNYWDMYTLNDNVAGSVADALLLAHQVYGEEKYKTALENLGQFLIQAQMPEPQSGWAQQYNYDMQPIWARKFEPPGVSGDETQEAIETLMTIFALTGDTKYLDPIPNALAYLKRSLLPEGKLARYYELKSNKPLYMVRRGKKYELTYDDSKLPAHYGWKTVSKIEQLEKKYEILKAGGLIPKPKIEEVDTRKILSSLTPQGRWISTYNGERLVGQAKMPVGEKYLSSEVFSSNLSQLSEFVRTPASTKSPQKKTNTKKLPAPSSTSRSKKTKKSVSSGTEVTLVRNGKPMAIIVTNGNPKESQITAAAELQEHIRIMSGATLPIIKENELRPNPSKALILIGPGKLTQRLGVVAKTMEPETFVVKTMPNVLILAGEDGGSKRNARNGTLWAVYDFLQDQLGCRWIWPGETGQRIPRRKTIEVPSLNIRETPTVKIRFIRLLAQDKHRVGYEKEGIGRLLDLGKTYDKISEDERVWSRRMRLGRSFKLSYGHAFTDWWEKYNKTNREIFALQPDGQRRPRSKSKPDFVKMCVSNPKLWDMQLAHLKKYAQQGARGLWVNACENDGSGGFCVCKRCRSWDADPNTALTSLPSVEDGSDIDGKPQHSNLPESLSDRYARWYNELAIRARKIDPESKIIAYGYSKYRSPPTSLKHIEPNVWIGYVGFNAYPRPDDYKKMSTDEWFGWSKLGATVFLRSNSLFYLGEGAPYVTSQQVAEDLQFQVQNGLQATDFDALQGYWAATGPTYYVLARMLWDTEADVEQVLAEFYDSFGPFQDVAKEYYEYWEKFTVGLGNNKNFINLKRPDRMRAYSSIYNEAVFRKAESILNKAKPLAKLATEEERDRFENIVFGLQHGRLLAAALKDGKTSTGLAGKRLMAFRRKIASRNVLNVYWVISKEMRYRVFN, encoded by the coding sequence ATGATTTCGGCCCCAAAAAAACTCTCGCCTCTGCAAACCCAAGCCGTTGCGACTATGAAAAAGGCAGCGACATATTACCGTGAGAAAGTCGCAACTCACGGCGGGTATGTGTACCACTACGCACTCGATTTGTCTCGTAGATGGGGTGAAGGAGTGGCGACTCCGGATCAAATTTGGGTACAACCGCCTGGTACGCCGACAGTGGGAATGGCATATCTCGATGCCTATTCAGCTACGGGCGATACGTTTTATCTCAATGCAGCCCGGGATGCTGCGGTGGCGTTGGTTTACGGCCAGATGAAATCTGGTGGCTGGACGAACTGTATTGATTTTGATCCAAAGGGAACACGGGTTGCCCTCTATCGGAACGGCAAAGGGCATGGCCGGAATGTATCCTCTCTGGATGACGGTCAGACTGGTACCGCCATTCTCTTTCTGATCAAAGCCGACCAGGCTTTAGAATTCAAACATGAGGCAATTCACGAATCCGTTCAAGTTGCGCTTGATGCATTATTGAAAGCACAGTTTCCGAACGGGGCTTTTCCCCAGGTGTGGGATGAAGACACTGTACCCGACCCGCCAGTGAAGCAAGCAAACTATCCAGACTACGATTGGAGAACCGAAGGTCGTATCAAAAACTACTGGGACATGTATACTTTGAACGACAACGTAGCGGGATCTGTAGCCGACGCATTATTACTGGCTCATCAAGTTTACGGCGAAGAAAAGTATAAGACCGCATTAGAAAATTTGGGGCAGTTTCTAATTCAAGCACAAATGCCTGAGCCGCAGTCAGGTTGGGCTCAGCAATATAATTATGACATGCAACCGATCTGGGCTCGCAAGTTTGAACCGCCGGGAGTTTCAGGAGATGAAACACAGGAAGCAATAGAAACGTTAATGACGATTTTCGCTCTGACCGGCGATACAAAATATCTCGATCCGATCCCGAACGCATTGGCGTATCTAAAACGATCTCTGCTACCCGAAGGAAAACTGGCTCGGTATTACGAGTTAAAATCGAACAAACCACTTTACATGGTCCGTCGTGGAAAAAAATACGAATTGACCTACGACGATTCAAAGCTGCCCGCTCATTATGGTTGGAAGACAGTCTCCAAAATTGAGCAATTAGAAAAGAAATATGAAATATTAAAAGCAGGTGGTTTAATTCCCAAACCAAAAATTGAAGAAGTAGATACGCGAAAAATTCTCTCATCTCTCACCCCTCAAGGCCGCTGGATCAGTACCTATAACGGCGAACGTCTCGTTGGTCAGGCCAAGATGCCTGTCGGTGAGAAGTATCTGTCAAGTGAGGTTTTCAGCAGCAATCTCTCTCAATTAAGTGAATTCGTCCGTACTCCCGCTTCAACAAAATCCCCTCAGAAAAAAACAAACACTAAGAAGCTGCCCGCACCTTCCTCAACATCACGATCGAAAAAAACAAAGAAATCTGTATCCTCTGGTACAGAAGTCACACTCGTAAGAAATGGCAAACCGATGGCCATCATCGTGACGAATGGGAATCCGAAGGAGAGTCAGATTACTGCTGCTGCCGAATTGCAGGAACACATTCGCATCATGTCCGGTGCAACTTTGCCGATTATCAAAGAAAACGAATTACGGCCAAATCCATCCAAGGCATTGATTTTAATTGGACCGGGCAAGCTCACGCAGAGACTCGGCGTAGTGGCGAAAACCATGGAACCGGAAACATTCGTGGTTAAAACAATGCCTAATGTGCTGATTTTAGCTGGCGAGGATGGCGGCAGTAAAAGGAACGCCCGCAATGGAACTTTATGGGCCGTGTATGATTTTCTGCAAGACCAACTTGGTTGCCGTTGGATTTGGCCCGGTGAAACAGGGCAACGTATCCCCCGCAGAAAAACCATTGAGGTGCCCTCGCTCAACATTCGTGAAACACCGACTGTCAAAATCCGCTTCATTAGGTTACTCGCCCAAGACAAACACCGTGTTGGCTACGAGAAGGAGGGGATAGGTCGTCTTCTCGATTTAGGAAAAACTTACGACAAAATTTCGGAAGACGAACGAGTCTGGAGCCGCAGAATGCGGTTAGGGCGATCGTTCAAACTTTCGTATGGCCATGCTTTTACCGATTGGTGGGAGAAATACAACAAGACGAACCGGGAAATATTTGCATTGCAACCAGATGGACAACGCCGTCCGCGCTCCAAGTCGAAGCCAGATTTTGTCAAGATGTGCGTTTCAAATCCAAAACTATGGGACATGCAACTGGCTCATCTGAAGAAGTATGCTCAACAGGGAGCCCGAGGGTTATGGGTGAATGCCTGTGAAAACGATGGCAGCGGTGGATTTTGTGTTTGTAAACGTTGTCGTTCGTGGGACGCCGATCCAAACACGGCACTTACATCACTGCCGTCAGTCGAAGATGGTTCGGATATAGATGGGAAGCCTCAACACTCGAATCTTCCGGAAAGTTTATCCGATCGATATGCTCGCTGGTACAACGAGTTGGCGATCCGCGCACGAAAAATTGATCCAGAATCCAAGATCATTGCCTATGGTTACAGTAAATACCGTTCGCCGCCGACCAGCTTGAAACACATCGAACCGAATGTCTGGATCGGTTATGTTGGCTTCAATGCCTATCCACGACCAGACGATTATAAAAAAATGTCGACCGACGAATGGTTCGGTTGGTCAAAACTGGGGGCAACAGTTTTCCTGCGGTCAAATTCGCTGTTCTATTTGGGTGAAGGGGCACCATATGTAACCAGCCAGCAAGTGGCTGAAGACTTGCAATTTCAGGTCCAAAATGGTTTACAGGCCACTGACTTCGACGCACTACAAGGGTACTGGGCTGCCACCGGCCCCACATACTATGTGCTGGCAAGAATGCTATGGGATACGGAAGCCGATGTCGAGCAGGTGTTAGCCGAGTTCTATGATTCTTTCGGCCCATTTCAAGATGTCGCCAAAGAGTATTACGAATATTGGGAAAAATTCACTGTTGGTCTGGGAAACAACAAAAACTTTATCAATTTAAAAAGACCCGACCGCATGCGAGCTTACTCATCAATTTACAATGAGGCCGTTTTCAGAAAAGCAGAATCGATTCTCAACAAAGCAAAGCCGCTTGCAAAGCTGGCGACAGAAGAGGAACGCGATCGTTTTGAAAATATTGTCTTCGGGCTGCAACACGGTCGATTGCTGGCAGCTGCTCTCAAAGACGGTAAAACCTCAACCGGACTAGCCGGAAAACGTTTAATGGCATTCCGCCGAAAAATTGCCAGTCGCAACGTACTCAACGTCTACTGGGTCATCTCTAAAGAAATGCGGTATAGAGTCTTTAATTAA
- a CDS encoding BlaI/MecI/CopY family transcriptional regulator has product MSRHRLGTPTEVELEILHVLWENGQATVREVVDVLNESRPRAYTSILSMLNVMFEKGLVKRKLDGRAHIYQAKLSREKTLGGVVKDLLGRAFNGSSTSLITQVLEQSKPSQAELDEIRRTIEAWQEQERSND; this is encoded by the coding sequence ATGTCGCGACATCGGTTAGGAACCCCTACAGAAGTGGAATTGGAAATATTGCACGTGTTGTGGGAAAACGGGCAAGCAACTGTACGTGAGGTGGTGGACGTTCTGAACGAGAGCCGACCACGGGCTTATACTTCAATTCTCAGCATGCTGAACGTCATGTTTGAAAAAGGATTGGTGAAGCGGAAATTGGATGGGCGGGCTCACATTTATCAAGCCAAGCTCTCTCGCGAAAAAACGTTGGGCGGCGTTGTCAAAGATTTGCTGGGCCGTGCGTTCAATGGCTCATCGACTTCACTCATCACACAGGTGCTGGAACAATCCAAACCTTCCCAGGCTGAACTGGATGAAATCCGGCGGACGATTGAAGCCTGGCAAGAGCAGGAGCGGTCCAATGATTGA
- a CDS encoding M56 family metallopeptidase, whose protein sequence is MIEHLTSPTAQTVSVTLLHFLWQGAAIALVYWGLQTTFGFKSARVRYVSSLVMLAVLAVCPILTFAVLSDSISSMNSGLADLSHEQAELVDSHKIVTRDLQTARMQDALENSETVKTVKKQWKLNTFLTAIQPYVLVIWLAGVILSGARLTAGVFHIEWLRSGRMPIAAKLSQRSIEFAKRMGLKTARVYSSMRIREAAVVGFWNPVVLLPASWLSALPVDVLEAVIAHELAHIRRFDVWVNLLQRVVETLLFYHPAVWWLSNQIRQEREMCCDEIAVSVTEQRGNYAIALERVARIQAQGGLRLAPAFMGEQKMNLLSRVRNILGQSNPPEHNPACLVGIMVVAVPLMLFGFSGSSSIGNQAVAQEGGKSAEAEAGPRKSAEGKVGVRKSAERDGGGALQGFQPQSKREAALFQMIQQLQQEVSALRREVRSRGTGDRFRESELMRDSFKDGAPEQVDRAGAAKTLPAGWERSKVGKVFKAYDKNGDKFVSLEEWLAMTNGNISDSRRRIQTRRFHATGTGDDKKLSQAEFNFYYTVGRYKNRRDGEGKKRGPRDGEGIKKGLRDGEGIKKGPRDGEGKVKSGPKDEG, encoded by the coding sequence ATGATTGAACACCTCACATCTCCGACTGCTCAGACGGTTTCAGTGACGCTATTACATTTCTTATGGCAAGGGGCAGCGATTGCTCTTGTGTATTGGGGACTGCAAACTACCTTTGGATTTAAATCGGCGAGAGTACGGTATGTGTCGTCGTTGGTTATGTTAGCTGTGCTGGCAGTCTGTCCAATATTGACCTTTGCAGTATTATCTGATTCGATTTCTTCGATGAATTCTGGGCTGGCAGACTTAAGCCATGAGCAGGCTGAGCTAGTCGATTCGCACAAGATTGTTACTCGTGATTTGCAAACAGCGAGAATGCAGGATGCGTTAGAGAATTCTGAGACTGTTAAGACAGTTAAAAAACAATGGAAACTGAATACTTTCTTAACCGCTATACAGCCTTATGTCTTAGTGATTTGGTTAGCGGGAGTGATACTGTCGGGAGCCCGGCTGACTGCTGGAGTATTCCATATCGAATGGCTGCGATCGGGGCGAATGCCAATTGCAGCAAAGTTATCCCAACGCTCAATAGAATTCGCGAAACGCATGGGGTTGAAAACAGCCAGAGTGTACTCTTCAATGCGAATCAGAGAAGCAGCCGTCGTTGGTTTTTGGAATCCAGTTGTATTGTTACCCGCATCCTGGTTAAGTGCACTACCTGTCGATGTGTTGGAAGCAGTCATTGCCCACGAATTAGCACATATTCGCCGATTTGATGTGTGGGTCAATTTATTGCAACGAGTGGTGGAGACACTCTTGTTTTATCACCCTGCTGTATGGTGGTTGTCAAACCAGATACGGCAGGAACGTGAAATGTGCTGTGATGAAATCGCTGTCTCAGTAACGGAACAACGTGGAAATTATGCCATTGCATTAGAACGAGTTGCCAGGATTCAGGCGCAGGGAGGCTTAAGGTTGGCACCGGCATTTATGGGAGAACAAAAGATGAATCTGTTGAGTCGAGTTCGAAACATATTGGGACAATCAAATCCACCAGAACACAACCCTGCCTGCCTGGTGGGGATCATGGTGGTGGCAGTGCCTTTGATGCTGTTCGGTTTTTCTGGAAGCTCGTCGATCGGAAACCAAGCAGTTGCGCAAGAAGGGGGCAAATCTGCTGAGGCGGAAGCCGGACCAAGAAAATCTGCAGAAGGAAAAGTGGGAGTTCGTAAATCAGCTGAACGAGACGGCGGAGGGGCACTGCAAGGCTTCCAACCTCAATCGAAACGGGAAGCAGCATTGTTTCAGATGATTCAACAACTTCAACAAGAAGTGTCTGCTTTGCGACGTGAAGTGCGGTCAAGAGGCACAGGAGACCGTTTCCGAGAAAGTGAGCTTATGCGAGATTCCTTTAAAGATGGAGCCCCGGAGCAGGTAGACCGAGCAGGAGCAGCAAAAACGCTTCCCGCCGGTTGGGAACGCAGTAAGGTTGGTAAGGTATTCAAAGCCTACGACAAAAACGGCGACAAGTTTGTCAGTTTGGAAGAATGGCTGGCGATGACCAATGGGAATATTTCTGACTCACGCCGCAGAATTCAAACTCGACGATTCCATGCAACTGGTACCGGCGATGATAAAAAGTTGAGCCAAGCTGAATTCAATTTTTACTACACAGTTGGACGCTACAAAAACAGACGTGATGGTGAGGGCAAGAAACGTGGCCCCCGCGATGGGGAAGGGATTAAAAAAGGTCTCCGGGATGGTGAGGGAATTAAAAAAGGGCCACGTGATGGGGAAGGAAAAGTGAAATCTGGTCCCAAAGATGAAGGCTGA
- a CDS encoding Gfo/Idh/MocA family protein: MDVEEFLKRDVNRRQFLDRSARNAAGMAAGMAAGVVGLASDMAQAETSPNERVVLAGIGVRGQGKFLTSSMAGFTDVRIKTICDVDESVAPAAVKSIEKGQGVAPQFVTDFRRVLDDPEIDGVVIATPDHWHALMAIMACQAGKDVYVEKPVSHNLTEGLRIVEAARKYQRVVQSGIHQRSGAHFQSAVDFVKSGKLGEVKLAKAWIIHRRKSIGRKKNTAVPPGVNYDLWLGPAASRPFNPNRFHYNWHWFWDYGTGEMGNWGVHMLDIARWGLDVDLPERISASGGKYFFDDDQETPDTQVVQYNYPGKTIVWEHRLWSTHGMEGRNAAAAFYGDKGTLIVDRGGWKVYDQKEAATSGTSDQAATHHRNFIDCIKTRDRPTSDIEIGHTSSALCHLGNVAYRAGREIQFDPAQNRVVGNELANSLLGREYRKAWELPLL, translated from the coding sequence GTGGACGTAGAGGAATTTCTGAAACGAGATGTAAATCGCCGTCAATTTCTGGATCGGAGTGCGCGGAATGCTGCCGGAATGGCCGCGGGGATGGCTGCTGGAGTTGTGGGTCTGGCTAGCGATATGGCACAGGCGGAAACATCACCCAATGAACGCGTTGTTCTGGCTGGCATTGGTGTCCGGGGGCAGGGGAAGTTTCTGACATCCAGTATGGCCGGCTTTACCGATGTACGTATCAAAACGATTTGTGACGTGGATGAATCTGTCGCACCGGCTGCGGTTAAATCGATTGAAAAAGGGCAGGGGGTCGCGCCTCAATTTGTCACTGATTTTCGTCGCGTTCTGGATGATCCGGAAATTGATGGGGTCGTCATCGCGACACCCGATCATTGGCATGCTCTGATGGCAATAATGGCGTGTCAGGCCGGCAAAGATGTCTATGTGGAAAAACCGGTCTCACACAATCTGACGGAAGGCCTGAGAATTGTTGAAGCCGCCAGAAAGTATCAGCGTGTGGTGCAATCTGGAATTCATCAACGGAGCGGAGCGCATTTTCAGTCAGCCGTTGATTTCGTAAAGAGTGGAAAACTGGGCGAGGTCAAACTGGCTAAAGCCTGGATTATTCACCGACGAAAATCAATCGGGAGAAAGAAAAACACAGCGGTTCCTCCGGGTGTGAATTATGATCTCTGGTTGGGGCCCGCTGCCAGCCGCCCGTTTAATCCGAACCGGTTTCATTATAACTGGCATTGGTTCTGGGATTATGGGACGGGCGAAATGGGAAACTGGGGCGTGCACATGCTGGATATTGCACGCTGGGGCCTTGATGTCGATTTGCCGGAACGCATCTCTGCTTCGGGCGGAAAATATTTTTTCGACGATGATCAAGAGACGCCGGATACTCAGGTGGTTCAATATAATTATCCAGGCAAAACGATCGTCTGGGAGCACCGCCTCTGGAGCACGCACGGCATGGAAGGCCGGAATGCTGCTGCCGCTTTCTATGGTGATAAGGGAACGCTGATTGTGGACAGGGGAGGCTGGAAAGTCTACGACCAGAAAGAAGCAGCTACCTCAGGAACCAGCGATCAGGCAGCCACTCACCACCGCAACTTCATCGATTGTATCAAGACCCGCGATAGGCCAACGTCTGATATTGAGATCGGCCATACTTCCAGTGCACTATGTCACTTGGGAAATGTCGCCTATCGGGCTGGTCGGGAGATTCAATTCGACCCCGCTCAGAATCGTGTGGTCGGCAATGAGCTGGCAAACTCCTTGCTGGGACGTGAATACCGGAAGGCCTGGGAACTGCCGTTGCTTTAA
- a CDS encoding type II secretion system F family protein produces the protein MFTPTTITIFYAACGVIVLWMLYRIIRKRNLRPVEHKTEHVEPEPTSLEHSASSSVSTPPSWENRRLFSGGDSTNQQAEQKLPPVEAGDVPSMGSDDYVFGSATPALSEMMPESEGRRLQTKKELQAAGYYQPHALQNFSAIRYLSILGTLLFFGVILILAPERFEIPILISMILVPILVWAVPFLFITSKASDRRSEIEQGIPDMLDMLNMCVSQGMTVPHALKKIVTELAKIYPALAQELRIVIEQASIGTFSQALSNFSNRIDVPEVHSFASLLIQTDQMGTNVTSALQEYSDNMRESLSQRADEKANKATFKLLFPTVLCLMPAIYIFLLGPAIVELSDFFHSGGSDSLNSTTDLFQQVGTQQ, from the coding sequence ATGTTTACACCAACAACGATTACAATTTTTTATGCCGCCTGTGGTGTTATCGTTCTCTGGATGTTGTATCGCATCATTCGTAAGCGAAACCTGCGTCCTGTCGAGCACAAAACAGAACACGTTGAACCGGAACCGACTTCGCTCGAGCATTCCGCATCCTCATCGGTTTCGACACCCCCTTCATGGGAAAATCGTCGACTGTTCTCCGGGGGAGATTCGACAAATCAACAAGCCGAGCAAAAATTGCCTCCGGTCGAAGCGGGCGATGTTCCTTCAATGGGATCTGATGATTATGTATTCGGATCGGCGACCCCTGCTCTATCGGAAATGATGCCAGAGTCGGAAGGCCGACGTCTGCAAACCAAAAAGGAACTGCAGGCAGCCGGTTATTATCAACCACATGCTCTCCAGAACTTCTCTGCAATTCGCTATCTGTCGATTCTGGGAACTCTGCTGTTCTTTGGTGTGATCTTAATTCTCGCTCCGGAACGTTTTGAAATTCCAATCCTGATTTCGATGATTCTGGTACCGATTCTAGTTTGGGCGGTTCCCTTCCTGTTTATCACCAGCAAGGCTTCCGACCGGAGAAGTGAAATCGAACAGGGGATTCCTGACATGTTGGACATGCTGAATATGTGCGTCTCGCAGGGGATGACTGTTCCGCACGCCTTAAAGAAAATTGTTACCGAACTGGCAAAAATTTATCCGGCTTTAGCGCAGGAACTTCGTATCGTGATTGAACAAGCTTCGATCGGAACGTTTTCGCAAGCGTTGTCGAATTTTAGTAACCGGATTGATGTTCCTGAAGTGCACTCCTTTGCCTCGCTGTTGATTCAAACCGATCAAATGGGAACAAACGTGACCTCGGCACTGCAGGAATACAGTGATAACATGCGTGAAAGTCTGTCACAACGGGCAGACGAAAAAGCGAATAAAGCAACATTCAAACTGCTGTTCCCGACAGTACTCTGTCTGATGCCGGCCATTTATATCTTTTTACTGGGCCCGGCCATCGTGGAACTGTCTGACTTCTTCCATTCCGGTGGAAGCGACAGCCTGAACAGCACAACAGACTTGTTCCAACAGGTGGGTACACAACAATAA
- a CDS encoding type II secretion system F family protein yields the protein MATDATINTINAADDFSEILRDRNKYAVSDSNQIGNRVNGGFDELIIHSGVDANPAVILFLCLLTGILIGGLVFVLQENFLSTSLAFMVGGMAPIGYLIFLRSRRQKRINEQLSDMIDELARAAKTGRSLTHCFINVAEKTPAPLGDELKESARRLEMGVSMKAALDGLYERTGVASLNILSMALIVHQETGGDLVKVLERLARTIRDRMLFLGRLRTATAGSRATAVLMILLPPLILGFFVLRDPTYLTTLMASSWGRGATFTAIALQVIGSLWVLRVLKTSQRS from the coding sequence ATGGCCACAGATGCCACAATAAATACAATCAATGCTGCGGATGATTTTTCAGAAATCCTGCGCGATCGAAATAAATACGCTGTCTCTGATTCCAATCAGATCGGTAACCGTGTGAATGGCGGATTCGATGAATTGATCATCCATTCCGGAGTCGATGCGAATCCGGCAGTGATTCTGTTTCTCTGCCTGCTGACTGGGATCCTGATCGGTGGTCTTGTTTTTGTGTTACAGGAAAATTTCCTCTCCACATCGCTGGCGTTCATGGTGGGAGGCATGGCTCCCATTGGTTATCTGATTTTCCTACGCAGCCGACGCCAGAAACGAATCAATGAACAGCTTTCCGATATGATTGACGAACTGGCACGTGCCGCTAAGACAGGTCGCAGTTTGACACACTGTTTCATCAATGTGGCTGAAAAAACGCCTGCCCCGTTGGGAGATGAATTGAAAGAGTCTGCCCGGCGCCTGGAAATGGGCGTCTCCATGAAGGCGGCTCTGGACGGACTTTATGAACGAACAGGTGTTGCCAGTTTGAACATTCTCTCGATGGCATTGATCGTGCATCAGGAAACCGGTGGAGACCTGGTGAAAGTGCTCGAACGGCTGGCACGTACAATCCGGGACCGTATGTTATTTTTGGGTCGCCTGCGTACCGCCACTGCAGGTAGCCGTGCGACCGCAGTACTGATGATTTTGCTCCCCCCTTTGATTCTGGGATTCTTCGTCTTACGTGATCCTACCTATTTAACAACCTTGATGGCTTCATCATGGGGACGGGGTGCAACGTTTACCGCTATTGCATTACAAGTCATTGGATCCTTGTGGGTTCTGCGAGTTTTGAAAACGAGTCAACGTAGCTGA
- the arsC gene encoding arsenate reductase (glutaredoxin) (This arsenate reductase requires both glutathione and glutaredoxin to convert arsenate to arsenite, after which the efflux transporter formed by ArsA and ArsB can extrude the arsenite from the cell, providing resistance.), whose protein sequence is MMKIYHNPRCGKSRQTLALIEEAGIEPEVIEYLKTPPTAEELDSILKKLKMEPGDLMRKGEAIYRELKLAERELPREEAVAIMVEHPKLIERPIVIKGRQAILGRPPENIKTLL, encoded by the coding sequence ATGATGAAGATTTATCATAATCCCCGTTGTGGTAAGAGCCGACAAACGCTGGCCTTAATTGAAGAAGCGGGCATAGAGCCTGAGGTGATCGAATATCTGAAGACACCACCCACGGCTGAAGAGCTGGATTCCATTCTGAAAAAATTAAAGATGGAACCAGGCGATTTGATGCGGAAAGGGGAAGCCATTTATCGCGAACTGAAACTGGCGGAACGCGAACTGCCTCGCGAAGAAGCGGTCGCGATTATGGTAGAGCATCCAAAATTGATAGAACGTCCGATTGTGATCAAAGGGCGTCAAGCAATTCTCGGGCGACCTCCCGAGAATATCAAGACCCTGCTTTAA
- a CDS encoding CpaF family protein has protein sequence MVLQSETRVANSAVDAKKAFQRLKTQLHHQMVDAIDFSKAGELPEEELRGKLRGLAEHLCMQQEIKLDHENREIMVREILDEIYGFGPLEPLMSDPEISDVLVNGADRVFVERNGVLEETDISFADDAHLIQLIHRLVGRAGRRIDEVSPMVDAKLPDGSRLNAVIPPLALKGPTLSIRRFRSQALLFDDMVQMGSLAPDMAKFLEMAVHGRLNILISGGTGAGKTTLLNNLSRYISGKERIVTIEQTSELQLQQPDVVSLEARPSNIEGQGEINQRDLLKNSLRMRPDRIIVGESRGGEVLEMLQAMNTGHDGSMSTVHANDTRDALDRLELMIALSGAELPNSIARRYIASAVHLLVHITRLPNGERKVMRISELIGFQNGEYMVEDLFVFRITNVDPDGHVNGSFYATGHKPVAMNWLTQTNFNDCENLFHARELELTDRQSDKQDGQEI, from the coding sequence ATGGTATTACAAAGCGAAACCAGAGTTGCTAATTCAGCCGTTGATGCGAAAAAAGCCTTTCAGAGGTTAAAAACACAGCTGCATCACCAGATGGTTGATGCGATCGACTTTTCCAAAGCAGGCGAACTTCCGGAAGAGGAATTGCGTGGAAAACTCCGCGGGCTGGCTGAGCATCTTTGTATGCAGCAGGAAATTAAACTCGATCATGAAAACCGTGAAATCATGGTTCGAGAAATTCTGGACGAGATCTACGGATTCGGTCCCCTGGAGCCTTTAATGAGTGACCCTGAAATCAGCGATGTGCTGGTAAATGGTGCCGACCGGGTTTTCGTGGAACGGAACGGGGTACTGGAAGAAACCGACATTAGTTTTGCGGATGACGCACATCTGATTCAGTTAATTCACCGACTGGTCGGACGGGCCGGGCGACGCATTGACGAAGTCTCTCCGATGGTCGATGCCAAGCTTCCCGATGGTTCTCGTCTTAACGCAGTAATTCCCCCATTGGCGCTGAAAGGCCCCACCCTTTCCATTCGACGTTTTCGATCACAGGCTCTGCTATTTGATGACATGGTACAAATGGGATCATTGGCTCCCGACATGGCGAAATTCCTGGAAATGGCAGTTCACGGACGGCTCAATATCTTGATCAGTGGTGGTACTGGTGCTGGAAAAACGACACTGTTAAATAACCTCAGCCGTTATATTTCCGGCAAAGAGCGAATCGTCACCATCGAACAAACTTCAGAACTCCAGCTTCAGCAACCCGACGTGGTGTCACTGGAAGCCAGGCCATCCAACATTGAAGGTCAGGGAGAAATTAATCAGCGGGACTTATTGAAAAACAGTCTGCGAATGCGGCCTGACCGAATTATCGTCGGCGAATCGCGTGGCGGTGAAGTATTGGAAATGCTGCAGGCGATGAATACAGGTCACGATGGTTCGATGAGTACCGTCCACGCCAACGATACCCGCGACGCATTGGACCGACTGGAGTTGATGATCGCCCTTTCGGGTGCGGAACTTCCAAACTCAATTGCCCGACGGTATATCGCTTCAGCCGTCCACTTACTGGTGCACATCACACGTCTGCCTAATGGTGAACGAAAAGTGATGCGTATTTCAGAATTGATTGGCTTCCAGAACGGCGAATATATGGTGGAAGACCTGTTCGTCTTTCGAATTACCAATGTTGATCCGGATGGTCATGTCAACGGTTCCTTTTATGCTACCGGACATAAGCCTGTCGCGATGAACTGGTTAACTCAAACAAACTTTAATGACTGCGAAAATCTGTTTCATGCCCGTGAATTAGAGCTAACGGACCGTCAATCTGATAAGCAGGATGGACAGGAGATTTAA